The Desulfoscipio gibsoniae DSM 7213 genome contains a region encoding:
- a CDS encoding DNA-formamidopyrimidine glycosylase family protein, translating into MPELSEIFQLSEQINREFRNQIIKDVHVIEEKCLNMPAADFISILSDKRIEHITSRGKWVCIKLEQDYRLLLSLGMGGNVILHENDQTLPDKYQLRIDIHDGRLLTIGFWWFGYVHAVNGSDLGNHKMTAKLGHTPIRDSGFTEEHFVGLLKGRKGSVKSFLLNQNNIAGIGNVYIQDILFKAKMHPNRKLQTITLSSLRA; encoded by the coding sequence ATGCCTGAATTGTCGGAAATTTTTCAGTTGTCCGAACAGATAAACAGGGAATTTAGGAACCAAATAATCAAAGACGTTCATGTAATCGAGGAAAAGTGTCTTAATATGCCTGCTGCCGATTTCATCAGCATTTTATCGGACAAGCGGATCGAACATATTACATCCAGGGGGAAGTGGGTTTGTATAAAACTTGAGCAGGATTACCGGCTTCTTTTAAGCCTTGGTATGGGAGGAAATGTTATCCTGCATGAAAATGATCAAACCTTGCCCGACAAGTATCAGTTAAGAATTGATATCCATGACGGGCGGTTATTAACTATCGGCTTCTGGTGGTTTGGTTATGTACATGCCGTAAATGGCAGCGATTTAGGAAACCATAAGATGACGGCAAAGCTTGGTCATACACCGATCAGGGATTCCGGGTTTACGGAAGAACACTTTGTTGGTCTCCTTAAAGGCAGGAAAGGCTCTGTCAAGAGCTTTTTGCTCAACCAGAACAATATCGCAGGCATCGGGAACGTATATATTCAAGACATATTGTTCAAGGCAAAGATGCACCCCAACAGGAAACTGCAAACCATCACTTTATCATCCTTACGAGCATAA
- a CDS encoding TetR-like C-terminal domain-containing protein, translating into MYLYSVINELLIGVINEISCNMKVKEGYKKFIANFYTLAFNGLVIQWMKGGMKENPTFATSTFLRILAMTSSCSINCSPSAICFSATSNLD; encoded by the coding sequence ATGTACCTATATTCTGTTATAAATGAACTGCTTATAGGTGTGATTAACGAAATTTCCTGCAATATGAAGGTTAAAGAAGGGTATAAAAAGTTTATCGCAAATTTCTATACTCTGGCATTTAATGGGCTCGTAATTCAATGGATGAAGGGCGGTATGAAGGAAAACCCGACTTTTGCGACATCGACCTTCCTCCGCATCCTTGCTATGACTTCATCATGTTCAATCAATTGTTCACCTTCAGCAATCTGCTTTTCTGCAACCAGTAACTTGGATTGA
- a CDS encoding type I CRISPR-associated protein Cas7 — protein sequence MKKENRVYGILAVGAYMANFNADLSGYPKTTTDNHIFGSDKALKYPMKRMWQMQGEPVLYIKSMKSMQTDKEGEKIQPRDLNERYTYLFGNLDEKTSSKEVLSRLFSAIDVMNFGATFAEKKQNISITGAVQINQGRNLFEDTHVLTQEILSPFRNSNEKSEEKLASSMGTKIVTDEAHYVYSFSVNPANYNVFIELADGFEGYTSEAYEKFKWAARVATTAFNTNSKSGCENELALFIELKEDSQLFLANLDRYVTVRKKGDHILYDLSKLAKVLEPRQGEIQSVELYCNLDTVEVDYGSLPCSVQSIY from the coding sequence ATGAAAAAGGAAAATAGAGTGTATGGAATTCTTGCCGTCGGTGCTTATATGGCCAATTTCAATGCCGACCTGTCCGGATATCCCAAAACGACTACCGACAATCATATCTTTGGCAGCGATAAAGCTCTTAAATATCCGATGAAGCGTATGTGGCAGATGCAAGGTGAGCCGGTACTTTATATTAAAAGCATGAAAAGCATGCAAACTGATAAAGAAGGCGAAAAGATACAGCCTAGAGATCTGAACGAGAGATATACGTACCTCTTCGGGAATTTGGATGAAAAAACTTCTTCTAAAGAGGTTTTAAGCAGGCTGTTTTCTGCTATAGATGTCATGAATTTCGGCGCTACTTTCGCTGAGAAAAAACAGAACATTAGCATCACGGGGGCGGTACAAATCAACCAGGGACGCAACCTTTTTGAGGATACCCATGTGCTGACCCAGGAGATTCTTTCGCCATTTCGCAATTCTAACGAAAAAAGTGAGGAAAAACTGGCATCTTCGATGGGGACCAAGATTGTTACTGATGAAGCGCATTATGTATATTCATTTTCAGTTAATCCGGCCAATTACAACGTTTTTATTGAGCTGGCCGACGGCTTTGAGGGTTATACCAGCGAAGCGTACGAAAAATTCAAATGGGCGGCAAGAGTGGCCACCACAGCTTTTAATACCAATTCCAAAAGCGGGTGTGAAAATGAATTGGCCTTGTTTATCGAATTGAAAGAGGACAGCCAATTATTTCTGGCCAATTTGGACCGCTATGTTACGGTACGAAAGAAAGGAGATCATATTCTGTACGACCTGAGCAAACTGGCCAAAGTTTTAGAACCACGCCAGGGGGAAATCCAATCTGTAGAACTTTACTGCAATTTAGACACTGTGGAGGTAGATTACGGGTCACTTCCGTGCAGTGTTCAGTCTATTTATTAA
- a CDS encoding PLP-dependent aminotransferase family protein, which yields MDFKYAKRMTYLKASEIREILKVTEKPEVISFAGGLPAPELFPVEEIKTVSRIVLEEESARALQYTTTEGYKPLREWIANRMNSRLGTEFASKNILLTNGSQQALDLSGKVFLDEGDVVLCESPTYLAAISAFRAYGCKFIEVPTDNDGMIPDELDRILESTKRVKIIYIIPEFQNPTGRTWSLERRERLVKAAMKHQVMVVEDNPYGELRFEGESLPSVKSFDRIGCVLCLGTFSKTFCPGYRIGWVAGDKSAIDKYVLVKQGADLQCNTIAQMEIAKYLELYEIDDHINKIREVYRKRRDLTVKTMEEEFPKGVTFTRPQGGLFAWVELPADVNARDVLEKSLERNVAFVPGGSFFPNGSKENTFRINYSNMPEDRIVEGLKSLAGVLREFVQQV from the coding sequence ATGGATTTTAAATATGCCAAGAGAATGACGTATTTAAAGGCGTCGGAAATAAGGGAGATTTTAAAAGTAACCGAAAAACCAGAAGTAATTTCATTTGCCGGTGGTCTACCCGCACCGGAACTTTTCCCGGTTGAAGAGATTAAAACAGTCAGCCGGATTGTGCTTGAAGAAGAAAGCGCCAGGGCTTTACAATATACAACCACTGAGGGTTATAAGCCTTTGAGAGAATGGATTGCCAATAGGATGAATTCCAGGTTGGGTACTGAATTTGCATCAAAAAATATACTTTTAACTAATGGATCGCAACAGGCACTGGACCTTTCAGGAAAAGTCTTCCTGGATGAGGGAGATGTTGTGCTTTGTGAAAGTCCAACATATCTTGCGGCAATAAGTGCGTTTAGAGCATATGGATGTAAGTTTATAGAGGTACCCACAGATAATGACGGAATGATACCTGATGAACTTGATAGGATTCTTGAAAGTACCAAAAGGGTGAAAATAATATACATAATTCCTGAATTCCAAAATCCGACAGGAAGAACATGGAGCCTAGAAAGAAGAGAACGACTTGTAAAAGCAGCCATGAAACACCAAGTTATGGTTGTTGAAGATAATCCCTATGGGGAGCTCAGGTTTGAAGGTGAATCCCTGCCTTCTGTGAAGTCTTTTGACCGGATAGGCTGTGTGCTTTGCCTGGGGACCTTCTCCAAAACATTTTGTCCGGGATATAGAATCGGATGGGTTGCCGGAGATAAAAGTGCCATTGATAAATACGTACTTGTTAAGCAGGGGGCTGATTTACAATGCAATACGATTGCCCAGATGGAAATAGCCAAGTACCTTGAATTGTATGAAATAGACGACCATATTAATAAAATACGTGAGGTATATAGGAAACGCAGGGATTTAACCGTTAAAACGATGGAGGAGGAATTTCCTAAAGGAGTAACCTTTACGAGGCCTCAGGGTGGCTTGTTTGCATGGGTTGAACTTCCTGCCGATGTCAATGCAAGGGATGTTTTGGAAAAAAGCCTGGAAAGAAATGTTGCTTTTGTTCCGGGCGGTTCATTCTTCCCCAACGGCAGCAAAGAAAACACCTTCAGAATTAACTATTCCAACATGCCGGAGGACAGAATTGTAGAAGGACTTAAATCCCTTGCCGGTGTTTTGCGCGAATTCGTGCAGCAAGTATAA
- a CDS encoding CRISPR-associated endoribonuclease Cas6, with protein sequence MTHYYYEILSTVRFNQDVFASEVQSALAHLTNNSMIFDEQLKELHHQNTFKHYVFCAPYPLEADRIYRKGRMYCFHLRTLSLEFALKMKKYLPKAKGTVKVISTELNNYIKKPITELVTLTPIICTYNNRCWLPENGLGLLSERIHVNALKKCKALDASFTAPEELFFEHIEMLNKKPIVTSYKGKGAILLGHKVRLRIKPYPWAQQLAFIALAVGLLEKNGLGFGYCIAGR encoded by the coding sequence ATGACGCATTACTACTATGAGATCTTATCGACTGTTCGATTTAACCAAGATGTATTCGCAAGTGAGGTGCAGTCTGCTTTGGCACATCTTACCAACAACAGCATGATATTTGATGAACAACTAAAGGAGCTTCATCATCAGAATACATTTAAGCACTACGTATTCTGTGCACCCTATCCCCTGGAGGCTGACCGGATCTACCGCAAAGGAAGAATGTACTGCTTCCACTTGCGTACGCTGAGCCTGGAGTTTGCTCTTAAAATGAAAAAATATTTACCAAAGGCAAAAGGCACAGTTAAGGTTATTTCAACCGAATTAAATAATTATATTAAAAAGCCTATCACGGAGCTGGTTACATTAACGCCTATTATTTGCACATATAATAATCGCTGCTGGCTGCCGGAGAATGGCCTTGGGCTTCTGTCTGAGCGCATACATGTGAATGCGTTAAAAAAGTGTAAAGCTTTGGATGCATCTTTTACTGCGCCGGAAGAACTTTTTTTTGAGCATATTGAAATGCTTAATAAAAAACCAATAGTTACCAGCTATAAAGGAAAAGGAGCTATCCTGCTAGGCCATAAAGTGCGGCTGAGAATAAAGCCCTATCCTTGGGCCCAGCAGTTGGCCTTCATTGCTTTGGCGGTAGGCTTGTTGGAAAAAAATGGACTGGGATTTGGCTACTGTATTGCCGGGAGGTGA
- a CDS encoding type II toxin-antitoxin system Phd/YefM family antitoxin — translation MHIKPSTTIRQNYNAFSKFCHELDEPVVLTRNGEADLVVMSHAAFRRMEARIKFNPSYWLQKSRLLKVNN, via the coding sequence ATGCATATTAAACCGTCTACAACAATCCGACAGAATTATAATGCCTTTTCTAAATTCTGCCATGAACTTGACGAGCCAGTAGTGCTTACGCGCAATGGGGAAGCCGATTTAGTGGTAATGAGTCATGCGGCATTTCGACGCATGGAGGCCCGCATCAAATTCAATCCAAGTTACTGGTTGCAGAAAAGCAGATTGCTGAAGGTGAACAATTGA
- the cas5b gene encoding type I-B CRISPR-associated protein Cas5b → MKSLCFTLSGPAACFRQPDVNTQVYFTYNNIHKVALLGLLGAVLGLSGYRNAKLHGQEERVFPEFYEVLSSLLVSVVPNGKNGYFTKKIQYFNNSVGYASKEKGGNLQVREQWLENPSWTIFLAQHNLDDVVWDKLCSNLLQGQCVYIPYLGRNDFPAQIEDVLMVELSPSRQSRIDSLFLYEGDLKALDGGGPSRYLFVETAPIGLVPNYNFYEFRRYVFTNGTIPEAALPSFLYTDGDRQYCFY, encoded by the coding sequence ATGAAAAGTCTGTGCTTCACTCTTTCCGGCCCGGCGGCTTGCTTCCGGCAGCCCGACGTGAACACCCAGGTTTATTTTACCTATAACAATATTCACAAAGTCGCCTTGCTGGGGCTCTTGGGAGCGGTTTTAGGCTTGAGTGGTTACCGCAATGCCAAACTCCACGGACAGGAAGAGCGAGTCTTTCCGGAATTCTACGAGGTGCTTTCTTCCCTGCTAGTATCTGTAGTCCCCAATGGTAAAAACGGATATTTTACTAAGAAGATACAATACTTCAACAACAGTGTGGGATATGCTTCTAAGGAAAAAGGCGGTAATTTGCAGGTGCGGGAGCAATGGCTGGAAAATCCGAGTTGGACGATTTTCCTGGCCCAGCATAATCTGGATGATGTTGTCTGGGACAAGCTTTGCAGCAATCTGCTGCAGGGGCAATGCGTTTATATTCCCTATTTAGGCCGCAATGATTTTCCAGCCCAAATCGAGGATGTGCTTATGGTGGAGCTTTCTCCTTCAAGACAGTCCCGTATTGATTCGCTGTTTTTGTACGAAGGGGATCTCAAAGCTCTGGATGGAGGCGGACCTTCCCGGTATTTATTTGTGGAAACGGCTCCGATCGGTTTGGTACCAAACTATAATTTTTATGAATTTAGGCGTTATGTTTTTACCAATGGTACCATCCCCGAAGCGGCGCTGCCCTCCTTTCTCTATACGGACGGGGATCGACAGTATTGCTTCTATTAA
- a CDS encoding CopG family antitoxin, translated as MKSKIPHFKSEEEEARYWEIHSTTEHLDELVEVEDEIEITSPRRNKKPISIRVDEDALDAIKDIAGELRIPYQTLIGSWLVEKLRKDYPDALRKHIRSTKG; from the coding sequence ATGAAATCTAAGATTCCACATTTCAAATCGGAAGAAGAAGAAGCCAGATACTGGGAAATCCATTCAACTACCGAGCATCTGGACGAACTGGTAGAGGTAGAGGATGAAATAGAGATAACGTCACCCCGTCGGAATAAGAAACCGATAAGCATCAGAGTTGATGAGGATGCTTTGGACGCTATTAAAGATATTGCCGGTGAACTGCGTATACCTTACCAAACACTCATTGGAAGTTGGCTTGTTGAAAAACTGAGGAAAGATTATCCTGATGCGCTTAGAAAGCATATTCGCTCCACAAAAGGATAA
- a CDS encoding PLP-dependent aminotransferase family protein, giving the protein MRYFIMRVTINREADTPVYVQIFEQVRRQILSGELLPGFRLPPERKLAESLGVNRTTVLNAYRELKAEGLVGSRVGNGTIVLAYPDEELNPGSISSQEPTWNQIFSQYANNFNSYMVKDLLALANRKDVISFATGIASPETGPIQILKGIEQELVEQENYKALLHTPTEGFTSLREAVCCLMHKRGVYCRYDEVMLLSGSQQGIDLAARIIIDPGDLVVVEEPTFFPAIQAFKTVGARVIGIPIDDKGMRIDIFEQLLQRYRPKLIYTIPTFQNPSGTEMELDRRKQLVELAYKYRVLIIEDDAYGDLCYEGHALPLLKSMDNDGYVIYLSTFSKIVYPGLRLGWIVAHKKVVKKFAAAKQIMDLHSNSLSQWIIERFITSGSFASHIHKVCAEYRARRDAMYNALSQYAPKDLLWNRPRGGYYIWCKLPEGVSASKLISKAAEHKVAFVPGSPFFTSGQGDDFIRLNFTFATFKDINEGIKRLCEAMKELIDHKDHDEIYADMEINPIV; this is encoded by the coding sequence ATGAGGTATTTTATTATGAGGGTGACAATTAACAGAGAGGCTGATACGCCTGTCTATGTGCAGATTTTTGAACAGGTGCGGCGTCAAATATTATCCGGTGAGCTTTTACCCGGTTTTCGTCTTCCACCGGAAAGAAAGTTGGCTGAAAGCCTTGGTGTAAACAGAACTACCGTATTAAATGCTTACCGTGAGCTAAAAGCGGAAGGATTGGTAGGTTCGCGTGTGGGAAATGGAACCATTGTACTTGCATACCCCGACGAGGAACTGAATCCTGGCAGCATATCTTCACAAGAGCCGACTTGGAATCAGATTTTCAGTCAGTATGCAAATAATTTTAATTCTTATATGGTTAAAGACTTGCTGGCTTTGGCAAACAGAAAAGATGTTATTTCTTTTGCTACCGGAATTGCTTCCCCTGAAACCGGTCCTATACAAATATTAAAAGGGATTGAGCAAGAATTGGTCGAGCAAGAGAATTACAAAGCTTTGCTTCATACCCCGACAGAAGGCTTTACTTCCCTTCGTGAAGCTGTGTGCTGTTTAATGCACAAAAGGGGAGTTTACTGCCGATATGATGAAGTAATGCTGCTTTCAGGGTCACAACAGGGAATTGATCTGGCGGCAAGAATAATAATTGATCCCGGAGACCTGGTTGTTGTGGAAGAGCCTACATTTTTTCCGGCGATTCAGGCCTTTAAAACAGTTGGTGCAAGAGTAATTGGAATCCCAATTGATGATAAAGGTATGAGGATTGATATATTCGAACAGCTTTTGCAAAGATACAGGCCAAAGTTGATATATACAATACCAACTTTCCAGAATCCTTCCGGCACTGAAATGGAACTTGACAGAAGAAAGCAACTTGTAGAGCTTGCATATAAATACAGGGTTCTCATTATTGAGGATGATGCTTACGGAGATCTCTGTTATGAAGGTCATGCCCTCCCTCTGCTGAAGTCGATGGATAATGACGGATATGTTATTTATTTAAGCACTTTTTCAAAAATTGTATACCCGGGTTTGAGATTGGGATGGATTGTGGCACATAAAAAGGTTGTAAAAAAATTCGCCGCGGCCAAACAAATCATGGATTTGCATTCCAACAGTCTGTCACAATGGATCATTGAAAGGTTCATCACAAGCGGATCTTTTGCATCGCATATACATAAAGTTTGCGCAGAATATAGGGCAAGAAGGGATGCTATGTACAATGCGCTATCCCAATATGCTCCGAAAGATTTGCTCTGGAACAGACCCAGGGGTGGTTATTACATCTGGTGCAAACTCCCGGAAGGCGTATCGGCGTCAAAGCTGATTTCAAAAGCCGCGGAACACAAGGTGGCATTCGTACCCGGGTCTCCTTTCTTTACATCGGGCCAAGGTGACGACTTTATTCGCTTAAATTTTACCTTTGCAACATTTAAGGACATAAATGAAGGGATTAAGAGATTATGTGAGGCTATGAAAGAATTGATTGATCATAAAGATCACGATGAGATTTATGCCGATATGGAAATCAACCCCATCGTGTAA
- a CDS encoding MerR family transcriptional regulator, which produces MENRIKIGDFVKLTGSTLKTVLYYHKIGLLQEPERSSGGYRLYGPAELTRMQIIKHLKCLGLDLKRTKEILGDIHNHKTLREVLQSLQAELLSEKKSLEERIAKIEKMLSEDTVPLDEDSFASPSFQMIMDILGPDQIEKYARTCPELFDQQRKVYSILDDFQWGEDYQETFRALAEFFKAHPQEYQISLDYGARLARLAQLSEDDPEVEALARESAEFIKSMPQLMEILGKQAGIKKPLASLYNDMVANVISPAQVKHGQLLQKYLASGTNLAGDCDPPALLKDNKK; this is translated from the coding sequence GTGGAGAATCGAATTAAAATCGGCGATTTTGTAAAATTAACCGGAAGTACATTAAAAACCGTTCTCTATTACCATAAGATTGGTCTACTTCAAGAACCGGAGCGCTCTTCGGGGGGATACCGCTTATACGGACCTGCGGAGTTAACTCGTATGCAGATAATAAAACATTTAAAATGCCTGGGGTTGGATCTGAAGCGCACCAAAGAAATCTTGGGAGATATACACAACCACAAAACCTTGCGGGAAGTCTTACAGTCTTTGCAAGCCGAACTTCTAAGCGAGAAAAAAAGCCTTGAAGAAAGAATAGCGAAAATTGAAAAGATGCTGAGTGAAGACACAGTTCCCCTGGACGAGGATAGTTTTGCATCTCCTTCTTTTCAAATGATTATGGATATACTGGGACCGGATCAAATCGAAAAATATGCCCGAACCTGCCCGGAACTCTTTGATCAGCAACGGAAAGTGTATAGCATCTTGGATGATTTCCAGTGGGGTGAGGATTACCAGGAAACTTTTCGAGCCTTGGCAGAGTTTTTTAAGGCACATCCCCAAGAATATCAAATCTCCTTAGATTATGGGGCGCGTCTTGCCAGGCTGGCCCAACTGTCGGAAGATGATCCGGAGGTTGAAGCTCTGGCCCGTGAATCTGCCGAGTTTATCAAAAGTATGCCTCAATTAATGGAGATATTAGGCAAACAAGCGGGAATAAAAAAACCTCTTGCAAGCTTATATAATGACATGGTGGCGAACGTTATCTCGCCGGCCCAGGTAAAGCACGGGCAACTTCTCCAAAAATACCTCGCTTCAGGGACTAACTTAGCAGGCGATTGTGACCCCCCGGCTTTGTTAAAGGATAATAAAAAATAG
- a CDS encoding BrnT family toxin, whose product MYIQCILEVIILVIKIHGFEWDEHNIWKPLRHGVEIDEVESVFYNRPIKFLNTRSNRQIALGRTDEGRFLAVVFQIKSNGTIRPITARDMTSTERDYFKKRR is encoded by the coding sequence ATGTATATACAGTGTATATTAGAGGTGATAATACTGGTAATAAAAATTCACGGTTTCGAATGGGACGAACATAACATCTGGAAACCACTTCGTCATGGGGTAGAGATAGATGAAGTAGAATCCGTTTTTTATAACCGACCAATTAAGTTCCTTAACACCCGTTCCAACAGACAAATTGCTCTTGGCCGAACCGACGAAGGACGATTTCTAGCGGTTGTTTTTCAAATCAAATCCAATGGCACTATTCGACCTATCACGGCCCGCGATATGACAAGTACAGAACGTGATTATTTCAAAAAGAGGCGATAA
- a CDS encoding methyltransferase family protein — MEDNTKLSKQKAFLMPIIILIVLGAVLFMPAGSLRFWEAWIFWSGFSVLTLFIAIYFLKKSPELLSRRMQYKEKETTRKPPAFLNLYFLCYVIPGLDFRFHWSTVPVWLVIAANAIVFLGYIFIILVFKENSYASTVIQVEKEQRVITTGPYAIVRHPMYLGLVLMILFTPLALGSYWAIIPALLCIPMNVFRIIGEEEVLLRDLTGYKDYCLKTRYRLIPLVW; from the coding sequence ATGGAAGATAATACTAAATTGTCAAAGCAAAAAGCCTTTCTTATGCCGATAATAATTTTGATTGTGCTGGGCGCTGTCTTATTCATGCCCGCAGGTTCGTTACGGTTTTGGGAGGCATGGATTTTTTGGTCGGGATTCTCTGTCTTGACGCTTTTTATTGCGATCTATTTTCTAAAAAAAAGTCCCGAACTTTTGTCGAGACGAATGCAGTATAAAGAAAAGGAAACTACGAGAAAACCTCCCGCCTTCTTAAACTTATATTTCCTCTGTTACGTAATACCAGGCCTTGATTTTCGTTTTCATTGGTCGACTGTACCGGTTTGGCTTGTTATTGCTGCGAATGCCATTGTTTTTCTAGGCTATATATTTATTATCTTAGTTTTTAAGGAAAACAGTTATGCTTCCACTGTTATACAAGTCGAGAAAGAACAACGGGTTATAACAACCGGTCCCTACGCCATAGTTCGCCATCCGATGTACCTGGGGCTGGTATTAATGATATTGTTCACCCCTCTTGCGCTTGGTTCTTATTGGGCCATAATACCTGCTCTTCTCTGTATACCGATGAATGTATTTAGGATAATAGGCGAAGAAGAAGTGCTGTTACGAGACTTAACGGGGTATAAAGATTATTGTTTAAAGACACGTTATCGTTTGATACCATTAGTTTGGTAA
- a CDS encoding type II toxin-antitoxin system HicB family antitoxin, producing MKNLDYYLNIDFEIKLKKLSEDEGGGWLAEIPLLPGCMSDGETPEEAVNNLNQAKRDWIETCLELGRSVPEPREEYSGQLRIRIPKSLHRTLAERAKEENISLNQYISYQLSRGIGYKR from the coding sequence ATGAAAAACTTAGATTATTACCTCAATATAGATTTCGAGATTAAACTTAAAAAACTTTCCGAGGATGAAGGTGGAGGCTGGCTGGCCGAAATTCCTCTACTTCCCGGTTGTATGTCCGACGGGGAAACACCGGAGGAAGCTGTTAATAATCTAAATCAAGCTAAAAGGGACTGGATAGAGACCTGCCTGGAGCTGGGACGTTCTGTACCCGAACCCAGAGAGGAATATTCCGGTCAACTCAGGATAAGGATACCGAAATCCCTCCACCGTACTCTTGCAGAGAGAGCAAAGGAAGAAAATATCAGCTTAAACCAATACATTAGTTACCAGTTATCTCGTGGAATCGGGTATAAACGATAA